A segment of the Robbsia sp. KACC 23696 genome:
TTCTCATTGGTGGCCGAGATCCGGAAGTTCTATGCGGACGGGCTGATCGTGCTGTCGGGTGCGATCGCTACAGGGGGGGCCGTTGTCGCGGCACGCGCCATGGGCGCGGATATGGCCTATGTCGGTACCCGATTCATCGCCACGCAGGAGGCGCACGCGGCAGCCGAATACAAGCAGGCGATCGTCGCGGCCTCGACCGACGATATCGTCTATACGGACCGCGTTACCGGCGTACTCGGCAACTACCTTCAGGACAGTCTTGTTCGCGCCGGAATCGATCCTGCCGACACGCAGGCCGGGCCAGGTTCATTGCGCCTGTCCAACGAGCAGGGCAAGGCGTGGAAAGACATCTGGGGCGCCGGTCAGGGCGTGACCGCCATCGGCGATATTCCGCCCGTGCAGGAGCTAGTCACGCGAATGGCGACCGAATACCGTCAGACCTTGGATCGATTGGTGGGCATCGGCGAATAGACGCGCTGCGAGAAGAAGCGGAGGACCGGAGCCGATGCGCGAAACCGCGATCAGTTCCGATAGACATCCGACATCGGGCCCGGCACTTCGTCCCAGAGTGAATGGACGTTCGGCACGCTGGCCGCACGCAACACCGCCGGGCGACCGCCTGAGCGACGCTCGGCGTTGTAGCGCGCGATATCGGCACGCAACGTCCCGCCCACCCGCATTGCATCGACCGGCGGTACCGGCCGGTGTACGGCCGCGTGCATATGAGGATGACGTGCCGCACCGGCATCGACCGGCTTCCCATCGGCCAGGCCCGCGCCCGACGCCGATGCTGACGCAGACGGGTCCGCGCTCAGATCCGGATTCGAAGCGATGTCGGTTGTGGAAAGCGAGGCGGCGGCCGCATTCGTCGCCGCGCCATTGTCGGGCTGCGCGGCGCGCGATGTGGCGTCCGTCGCGGTCGGCCTCGGCTGAAGCGAGGTCACCACGGCGACACGCGATGCCCGCCCTACATCCGCCGTCACATCGTCGGCACTGTCACTGCCCGTCTGCGAACGATGCGCCGGCGTCACCTGTCCGATCAACATCGCGGCAGCCGTAGCAATAACGACAAGCGCGACAAATACAGCGAGTAAGGCTGGAAGTGATTTCGAGCGGCGAAGTGCGGTGGGCATAGCAAACTGCGATAATGAAGCCGACCTCAAAATAATCATTTACTGCGTGCGAGGCGCGCGCACTGCCACGCCTACACCGCCTTCCATCCGGACAACCGGCTCAGCCTTCGGCTTGATAACCAGGCATACTGAAACTGAACCGAGAGCCCGACTCAACCGCGTCGGCGGCGGCTGGCGGAGGTCGACGCTTTTACGACCAAGGACATGTACAGCATGTCTGAATCGCCTACGCCGACCCGCACATCAATATCCGAAAACCATGACAGGTTTATTAAGCCAACCTGACACGTGATCTCAATGTAAGCGGGCGCCCCAGCGATGTCGAGCCTCAAGATGTTAGTGTGGCCGCCCGGTTGTAACTGCATGTAACACCGCCCTTTGGCGCGTCTTCCGTACAACAGCTAGCGCCGCGCCGTCGAATTTAGTAGAAAATCGCATCAATCGAGCAAAAAAATGAATTTGTCATTTTAATCGGCACGCGTTTCAATACGCCTTTACTCGTCTGCCCTCCACATCATGGCTCGCCCTCGTTTTCTACCCGACAATTTCACGCTGTCGCTCGTTGCTACCGTCGTGTTCGCCAGCTTCTTGCCTGCTCGCGGTATTTTTGCGCCGATTTTCAGCAACCTGACCACCGCCGCGATCGTGCTGCTGTTCTTCCTGCACGGCGCGAAACTGTCGCGCGAAGCCTTGGTCGCCGCGATGACGCACTGGCGCCTGCACTTATGCATTCTGTGCAGCACCTTCGTCATGTTTCCCTTGCTCGCGATCGTTCTGAAGCCGGTATTGCTGCCGCTGGTCACGCCGGCGCTGTATGTGGGCGTGATGTACACGAGCATGTTGCCCTCGACGGTGCAGTCGTCCATCGCATTGACCTCGATTGCAAAGGGCAACGTCCCTGCGGCCGTCTGCGCCGCATCGGCGTCCAGCGTGCTCGGGATTTTCATCACACCGCTGCTCGCGGGGCTGATTCTCCAGACGCACGGCGGCGGCGGCAATGCGCTGCACATGATCGGCAGCATCGTGCTGGAGCTGCTGGTGCCGTTTGTCGCGGGTCAGATCGCGCGGACCTGGATCGGCGATTGGGTCGGCCGCAACCGCGCGATGCTGAAGCTGGTGGATAACAGCTCGATCATTCTGACCGTCTATAGCGCTTTCAGCGCGGCCGTGATCGGTGGCTTGTGGCACCAGATTCCGGCCATCGCCATCGGTGGTCTGGTCGTGGTGAATCTGGTACTGCTGGGCATCGCATTGGGTCTGACGACCCTCGCCTCGCGCAAGATGGGATTTTCAAAGGCCGACCAGATCACGATCATGTTCTGCGGCTCGAAAAAGAGCCTGGCGGCCGGCATTCCCATGGCGAAAGTGCTGTTCGCCGGCGCAGCCGGTGGCGCCGGTACGATCGTATTGCCGCTGATGCTCTTTCATCAGATCCAGTTGATGATCTGCTCGGTGCTGGCACAGCGCTTTGGCGCGCGCGACCTGTCGCTGGACGACGAAGGCACCGCCGCTACGACGGCCGCGGTGAAATAACGCTGCCGTAGCAGGCACGCCGCCTGCTAATGGAAAGGGGAACACGCGATGCCGATTCGGCATCCGTGCCAAGCGATACGGCTTGGGACCGTGTGCCGTGTTTTGCACGCGGGAACGGTGCCGACGAAGTGCGCCAGATGTTCCCATGCCGTCCTTCGATGACTGAAATCAAGATACCCGCATGGGTATCGCGTTGACAGGAGTCACCTCATGAAAAGCACGAAACTGATCCTCGCCTCCTTGACCGCAGCCGCTTCGCTCGGTGCGCTGTCGATCGCCCCGCAAGCACAGGCGCAAGAGCAGATGTATCAGCAAGGCAATGCGGCGCCGCAGACCTACTCCCGCGCGCAGGTCTATGGCAACTCCCCGAGCACGACGACGTCGAACGGATATAGCAGCAGCTATGGCGGCCGTTGCGTCGGCCCGAACAGCTTCTGTAATACGTATTTTGGCGGTTAACGCTTCAGAGAAGCCCCTTCGTTGCACGCGTTCCGCATCACCGCCGCCGTGTGACAGTCGTGGCGGCGACTTATGGTGGAAACGACAAGCCCCGATTGCACGCGTGTTCGTGCGATCGGGGCTTTTTGCATGACACCTAGCACGACGCCACCGGAAAATATCTCAAAAATACGCGAGGCCGATGCTACCTGCTGGGGCCGGGCCGCTCCGTCAGTGTACGCGCGTCATCGTCTTCGAGATCTACCTCTTCGTCAGAATCGGCATCGGCACGCCTGGCATCGCCACGAATAGCGCTTTGCAGGCCGCCGGTGTCGTGAGAATGGCTGAAACTTTCAGCGATGTGATCGATGAACGTTCTGACGCGGCGATTGATATAACGTCGGCTGGGATAGACGAGAAAGACCGAAAGGCCTCCGTCTTCGACAGTCGTCGGCGCCACCAGTCTTTGCAGCGCGCCACTGCGCAAGTCACGCTCGACAAGACTCTGCGGCAGGATCGAGAAACCCATGCCCTCCAGCGTCAAGGCGTGCAGAAACATACCGGAATTTGCCGATAAGGTTGGCGTCAGATGCACGCGCCAGGTTTCCTTGCCATCACCAAATGTCCACTGGTGGCTGCGCATATCGCTGCTGGGCGCGAGAAAGGCGTGTGCTTCGAGTTCCTGCGGGGTACGCGGTGTTCCGGCACGGGCCAGATAGGCCGGCGACGCGACGGGGATACGGGGCAAGGCCGCCAGCTCCCGCATGATCAGCGTCTCGGACTTCACCATATGATCCATCACGAGCCCGACGTCGAAGCCCTCTTCGACGATATCGACCGGGCGATCCATCAACGACACCTGCAGGGCAATACCGGGAAAGCGCTTTTGGAAAGCCGCGAAAACCGGCGCCAACCAGATCAGCGCAAAGCCCGTGGAGGCAACAACGCGCAGGCTGCCGCGCGTTTCGCTCGATGTCCGCGCGACCGTTGTCTCGATATCCTCGATCTGCATCAATACCGCACGGCATCCTTCCAGATAGGATTGGCCGGTATCGGTCAGC
Coding sequences within it:
- a CDS encoding bile acid:sodium symporter family protein, giving the protein MARPRFLPDNFTLSLVATVVFASFLPARGIFAPIFSNLTTAAIVLLFFLHGAKLSREALVAAMTHWRLHLCILCSTFVMFPLLAIVLKPVLLPLVTPALYVGVMYTSMLPSTVQSSIALTSIAKGNVPAAVCAASASSVLGIFITPLLAGLILQTHGGGGNALHMIGSIVLELLVPFVAGQIARTWIGDWVGRNRAMLKLVDNSSIILTVYSAFSAAVIGGLWHQIPAIAIGGLVVVNLVLLGIALGLTTLASRKMGFSKADQITIMFCGSKKSLAAGIPMAKVLFAGAAGGAGTIVLPLMLFHQIQLMICSVLAQRFGARDLSLDDEGTAATTAAVK
- a CDS encoding LysR family transcriptional regulator, producing MDLIHAMRVFARVADAQSFTRAAEQLDVSVPVVTRSIAALEQHLGVRLFQRTTRRVSLTDTGQSYLEGCRAVLMQIEDIETTVARTSSETRGSLRVVASTGFALIWLAPVFAAFQKRFPGIALQVSLMDRPVDIVEEGFDVGLVMDHMVKSETLIMRELAALPRIPVASPAYLARAGTPRTPQELEAHAFLAPSSDMRSHQWTFGDGKETWRVHLTPTLSANSGMFLHALTLEGMGFSILPQSLVERDLRSGALQRLVAPTTVEDGGLSVFLVYPSRRYINRRVRTFIDHIAESFSHSHDTGGLQSAIRGDARRADADSDEEVDLEDDDARTLTERPGPSR